A portion of the Paenibacillus sp. PvR098 genome contains these proteins:
- a CDS encoding NUDIX domain-containing protein — protein sequence MKEISAGGVVFRKLGDDLQVQMIQDRYGKITLPKGKMEPGETIEQTALREIAEETGIIGTIVQPLEKITYQFTLSGVGLVDKEVHYYLVEATGGSLQAQVEEIRGVEWLDPITAWQQQTQSGYGNNDSVLKKALEALGYEVR from the coding sequence ATGAAGGAAATTTCGGCCGGAGGCGTCGTGTTCCGCAAGCTCGGGGATGACTTGCAGGTGCAAATGATTCAGGACCGGTACGGTAAAATAACGCTGCCTAAAGGGAAGATGGAGCCCGGCGAGACGATCGAACAAACCGCCCTCCGCGAAATTGCTGAGGAAACGGGGATCATCGGCACGATTGTGCAGCCGCTGGAGAAAATTACGTATCAATTTACGTTGTCCGGCGTAGGCTTAGTGGATAAAGAGGTACACTATTATTTGGTAGAGGCAACGGGTGGATCGCTGCAGGCCCAAGTAGAGGAAATTCGCGGTGTAGAGTGGCTCGATCCGATTACTGCTTGGCAGCAGCAGACACAGTCTGGGTATGGAAATAACGATTCGGTTCTAAAAAAAGCGCTGGAAGCGCTGGGATATGAGGTGAGGTAA
- the deoC gene encoding deoxyribose-phosphate aldolase: protein MTGFDVKALPSYIDHTLLKADADHDAILKLCEEAKQYGFYSVCVNGVWVPLCRELLQDSVVKISVVCGFPLGASDTKVKAFEAAKAVEQGANEIDMVLQIGKLIQGDHDAVRDDIRAVVKAVEGQAIVKVIFETGVLTDEQKTAACRLSEEAGAQYVKTSTGFGKGGATLEDVALMRRSVSSSIGVKASGGVRDLETAMKMIEAGATRLGTSSGVALMTGLAGSSSY, encoded by the coding sequence ATGACCGGATTTGATGTGAAAGCATTGCCTTCCTACATTGACCATACGCTGCTTAAAGCGGATGCAGACCATGATGCGATTCTCAAGCTCTGTGAAGAGGCGAAGCAGTACGGGTTTTACAGCGTATGCGTGAACGGTGTTTGGGTTCCGCTTTGCCGTGAGCTTCTGCAGGATTCCGTCGTGAAGATCAGCGTCGTATGCGGATTTCCGCTAGGAGCCAGCGACACTAAGGTAAAAGCCTTTGAAGCGGCTAAAGCGGTTGAACAAGGAGCTAATGAAATCGACATGGTGCTTCAAATCGGGAAGCTGATACAAGGCGATCATGACGCGGTCCGTGACGATATCCGTGCAGTGGTAAAAGCTGTAGAGGGACAAGCGATTGTCAAGGTCATTTTCGAAACGGGCGTTTTGACGGATGAGCAAAAAACAGCCGCCTGCCGCCTATCCGAGGAAGCGGGAGCCCAATATGTAAAAACGTCAACCGGCTTTGGGAAAGGCGGAGCGACGCTTGAGGATGTGGCACTCATGCGCCGGAGCGTATCCTCTTCGATCGGAGTAAAAGCGTCCGGAGGCGTTCGTGACCTGGAAACCGCAATGAAAATGATCGAAGCAGGTGCGACCAGACTCGGGACGAGCTCAGGTGTTGCATTGATGACAGGGCTTGCGGGCTCTTCGTCTTATTAA